From Echinicola soli, a single genomic window includes:
- a CDS encoding DUF5677 domain-containing protein, which translates to MQERDWLEKLFQKSLEKARPDFEYTDENIEKLSEIIEESMPSIITMFEKQVHKKSKAILKQNRKDISKFRKRLNKTWKSAIDQLEIFISFNLEYGVIVSDSYRQENPNDVKFEALLRLHARSCQIACEILELIKGGFADGAMARWRSLYEISVLANFLEKGTEELCQRYLDYYFVENYFETLEYQKNCERLGYEPLSEEEIEESKNLVEAQKEKYGNDFGKLYGWVGDILPKRKWNFAGIEETIEFKCMRSFYKMANNSVHSGAKGFIFTLGQYDSNEVMLAGPSNYGFADPGQNAAFSLFQTTLTLSEFETYLEDSLYIKIGMNMLDKLSEEFVRIQKKIEAEEDELRNTTHNNVYKK; encoded by the coding sequence ATGCAAGAAAGAGATTGGCTAGAAAAACTTTTCCAAAAATCACTAGAAAAAGCTAGACCAGATTTCGAATATACTGATGAAAATATTGAGAAATTATCTGAAATTATTGAAGAATCAATGCCTTCGATAATTACAATGTTTGAAAAACAAGTTCACAAGAAATCAAAAGCAATTCTCAAACAAAACAGAAAGGATATTTCAAAATTCAGGAAGAGGCTAAATAAGACTTGGAAATCTGCAATTGACCAATTAGAAATCTTCATCTCATTTAATTTAGAATATGGAGTTATAGTGTCCGATTCATACAGACAAGAAAATCCAAACGATGTTAAGTTTGAAGCTCTTTTAAGATTACACGCAAGGTCGTGTCAAATAGCTTGTGAAATACTGGAATTAATTAAAGGAGGTTTTGCTGATGGAGCAATGGCAAGATGGAGAAGTCTATATGAAATATCAGTTCTTGCAAACTTTTTAGAAAAAGGAACTGAAGAACTTTGTCAAAGATACTTGGACTACTATTTCGTAGAAAATTATTTTGAGACATTAGAATATCAAAAAAATTGTGAACGACTTGGATATGAACCGCTTTCCGAAGAAGAAATAGAAGAATCTAAAAATTTGGTCGAAGCCCAAAAGGAGAAATATGGAAATGATTTTGGAAAACTATATGGTTGGGTTGGAGATATTCTTCCTAAAAGGAAATGGAATTTTGCTGGCATAGAAGAAACAATAGAGTTTAAATGTATGCGCTCATTCTATAAAATGGCCAATAATTCTGTGCATTCTGGCGCAAAAGGATTCATATTCACACTTGGACAGTACGACAGTAATGAAGTAATGTTAGCGGGACCGAGTAATTATGGTTTTGCAGACCCTGGACAAAATGCAGCGTTTTCTCTTTTTCAGACTACTTTAACATTATCAGAATTCGAGACTTATTTGGAAGACTCTTTATATATAAAAATCGGAATGAATATGTTAGACAAGTTAAGTGAAGAATTTGTTAGAATACAGAAAAAAATAGAAGCAGAAGAAGATGAATTAAGAAATACTACGCACAACAACGTATATAAAAAATAG